The genome window TGACCTGCTGTTCGAGCGGTTCCTGAACCCGGAACGGGTTTCCATGCCCGACTTCGACGTCGACTTCTGCATGGATGGCCGTGACCGTGTGATCGAATACGTGGCCGAGAAATACGGCCGCAACGCGGTAAGCCAGATCATCACCTTCGGTTCCATGGCGGCCAAAGCGGTAATCCGCGACGTGGCCCGGGTGCAGGGCAAGTCCTACGGCCTGGCGGATCGCCTGTCGAAGATGATCCCGTTCGAAGTCGGCATGACCCTGGAAAAGGCCTACGAGCAGGAAGAAATCCTGCGCGACTTCATCAAGGTCGATGAAGAAGCGGCCGAGATCTGGGAGATGGCCCGCAAGCTTGAAGGCGTGGTGCGTAACGTCGGTAAGCACGCCGGTGGCGTGGTCATCGCGCCGACAAAGTTGACTGACTTTTCGCCGATCTATTGCGATGAAGAGGGCGACGGCCTGGTCACCCAGTTCGACAAGGATGATGTGGAGGCGGCCGGCCTGGTGAAGTTCGACTTCCTCGGTCTGCGGACCCTGACGATCATCGATTGGGCGCTCAAGACCATCAACCGCGACCGCGCCAAGGTGGGCGAAGAACCTCTGGACATCGCTTTCATCCCGCTGGACGACAAGCCGACCTACACCCTGCTGCAAAAAGCCGAAACCACGGCGGTGTTCCAGCTTGAATCCCGCGGCATGAAAGAGCTGATCAAAAAGCTCAAGCCCGACTGCCTGGAAGACTTGATCGCATTGGTGGCCCTGTTCCGTCCGGGCCCTCTGCAATCGGGCATGGTGGATGACTTTATCAACCGTAAGCACGGGCGTGCCGAACTGGCCTACCCGCACTCGGACTACCAATACGAAGGCCTCAAGCCCGTATTGGCGCCGACCTACGGCATCATCCTGTATCAAGAACAGGTGATGCAGATTGCCCAGGTGATGGCTGGTTATACCCTGGGTGGCGCGGATATGCTGCGCCGAGCCATGGGTAAGAAGAAACCCGAGGAAATGGCCAAGCAGCGCGGCGGTTTCATTGAAGGCTGTGCGACCAACAATATCGACGCCGACCTTGCGGGTAACATCTTTGACCTGGTAGAAAAATTTGCCGGTTACGGCTTCAACAAGTCTCACTCCGCCGCCTACGGCCTGGTGTCGTACCAGACCGCCTGGCTGAAAGCCCACTACCCGGCGCCGTTCATGGCGGCGGTACTTTCGGCGGATATGCACAACACCGACAAGGTCGTGACCTTGATCGAGGAAGTGCGCACCATGAAGCTGCGCCTCGACGCACCGGACGTGAACGCCTCGGAGTTCAAGTTCACGGTGAACGACGAAGGTCGCATCATCTATGGCCTGGGCGCGATCAAGGGCGTAGGCGAGGGGCCGGTGGAAGCCATCACCGAAGCGCGCCAGGACGGTCCGTTCAAAGACTTGTTCGACTTCTGCGCACGGGTTGACCTCAAGCGCATCAACAAACGAACCCTCGATGGCCTGATCCGCAGCGGCGCGCTCGACCGTCTCGGCCCGTATTTCCATGATGAGCCCAAGGCTTATCAGGCGAACATCGACCGTAACCGTGCGGTGCTGCTCACCGCCATGGAAGAAGCGATCAAGGCAGCCGAGCAGACTGCACGCACCCATGACAGCGGCCATGCCGACCTGTTTGGCGGGTTGTTCGTCGAAGAAGACGCGGACGTCTACGGTAACCACCGCAAGGCCAAGGAGTTGACCCTCAAGGAGCGCCTCAAGGGTGAGAAAGACACCCTGGGCCTGTACCTGACCGGCCATCCGATTGACGAATACGAAGGTGAAATCCGCCGCTTCGCCCGTCAGCGCATCATCGACCTGAAACCGGCGAGGGACACCCAGACCGTCGCCGGCATGATCATTGCCCTGCGTGTGATGAAGAACAAGAAGGGCGACAAGATGGGGTTTATCACCCTCGACGACCGCTCGGGCCGCATCGAAGCATCGCTGTTTGCCGACGCGTTCCACTCCGCCCAGTCGTTGTTGCAGACCGATGCCATGGTGGTCGTGGAAGGGGAGGTCAGCAACGATGACTTCTCCGGTGGCCTGCGCCTGCGCATCAAGCGGGTGATGAGCATGGAAGATGCGCGCACCAATCTGGCCGAAAGCCTGCGTTTGAAGGTGAAAACCGAAGCGCTCAAGGGCGATCAGCTACGCTGGTTGGGCGACCTGCTCAAACGCCACCGTGGTGCATGCCCGGTGACCATGGAATACACCGGCAATGACGCCAAGGCCATGTTGCAGTTTGGCGAGACCTGGCGAATTGATCCTGCGGATGGCTTGATTCAAGCTTTGCGTGACCAGTTCGGGCGAGACAACGTCTTCCTCCAATACCGTTGACGGTCAGATACGTCTGACCTCGGCTGAACATTTAATCTCGACCTAAACGCGCCTCTCCCTTAAGGTAGGGCGCGAATAGACAACCGGCTGGCCAGGCACGCCCTGGCCGTCGACCCAAGACGGACGCTTATGAACCCGAATTTTCTTGATTTCGAACAGCCGATCGCTGACCTGCAAGCCAAGATCGAAGAGCTGCGCCTGGTCGGCAATGACAATTCGCTGAATATCGGCGATGAAATCTCCCGCCTGCAAGACAAGAGCAAAACGCTCACCGAAGACATCTTCGGCAAGCTGACCAGCTGGCAGATCGCGCGCCTGGCTCGCCACCCGCGCCGTCCGTACACCCTGGACTACATTCAGCACATTTTCACCGAGTTCGACGAGCTGCATGGCGACCGCCACTTCTCCGACGACGCCGCCATCGTGGGCGGTATCGCCCGCCTGGACGACCAGCCGGTAATGGTGATCGGTCACCAGAAAGGCCGTGAAGTGCGCGAGAAAGTCCGCCGCAACTTCGGCATGCCACGTCCAGAGGGCTACCGCAAGGCGTGCCGCCTGATGGAAATGGCCGAGCGCTTCAAGATGCCGATCCTGACCTTTATCGACACCCCAGGCGCTTATCCTGGGATCGACGCCGAAGAGCGCAACCAGAGCGAGGCCATCGCCTGGAACTTGCGCGTCATGGCGCGCCTGAAAACCCCGATCATCGCCACCGTGATCGGTGAAGGCGGTTCCGGCGGTGCCCTGGCAATCGGCGTCTGCGACCAGCTGAACATGCTGCAATACTCGACCTATGCGGTGATCTCGCCGGAAGGTTGCGCCTCGATCCTGTGGAAAACCGCCGAAAAGGCACCGGACGCTGCCGAAGCCATGGGCATCACCGCCGATCGCCTCAAAGGCCTGGGGATCGTGGATAAAGTGATCGCCGAGCCATTGGGCGGCGCCCACCGTGACCCGGCTGCCGCTGCGGCGACCATCCGTGCCGAACTGGGCTCGCAACTGGCGATGCTCAAGAAGCTGGATAACGAAGCGCTGCTGGCCCGTCGTTACGAGCGTCTGATGAGCTACGGTCTCTAAGACCCACGCAATACCCAAATGTGGGAGGGGGCTTGCCCCCGATTGCTGAGTGTCAGTCAATGTATCCAGGGCTGAACCACCGCGATCGGGGGCAAGCCCCCTCCCACATTTGCTTTGTGTATGCTTGGTGGGCGTATTCCAGATCACAGGCGGTAACTTGTTATGAAGCCGGCTCTGCCCGCCAGACTCTTGCAAACCCTGGCCCCCTGGCGCAGCGCCCCGGCCTGGCACATTGCATTCTCCGGTGGCCTTGATTCCACCGTCCTGCTGCACCTCCTGGCCAACCTGGCCCAAACCGAAACCCTGCCCCCCCTCAGCGCTGTGCATGTCCACCATGGCCTGCAAGCTGCCGCCGACGCGTGGCCGGCTCATTGCCAATCGATCTGTGACAGTCTGGGCGTGCGTTTGCGCGTGATGCGTGTGCAGGTGCGACCCGGCGCCAGTCTTGAGCGTGCCGCCCGTGACGCGCGTTACCAGGCTTTTACCGAGGTGGCCGGGGCAGGGCAGGTAGTGCTGACGGGCCAGCATCGCGATGATCAGGCTGAAACCCTGTTGTTTCGACTGCTGCGTGGGGCTGGGGTGCGTGGGCTGGCAGCGATGCCCGTGCAGCGTCGATTGGCAGGTGGCGACTTGGTGCGGCCGCTGTTGAATGTCTCCAGGGCGGAGTTGGAAGCCTACGCCCACACGCATCAGCTCCAATGGATCGAAGACCCTTCCAACGCAGATTCGCGGTTCTCCCGTAATTACCTGCGACACCGCGTGCTTCCTGTACTGATGGAGCGTTGGCCCCAGGCCGTCTCAAGCCTGGCGCGCACCGCCGAACACCTGAGTGAAGCCCAAGGCCTGCTCGATGAGCTGGCGCAGATGGACCTGCAGGCCGCCGACCAACCGTCCCCCTTTCCGTGGCTGCCTCTACCGTCCTTGGCCCTTGCACCGCTGCGCGAGCTTTCCGACGCCCGTCAGCGCAACGCCCTACGTCATTGGCTGACGCCGCTGACGCGACTGCCCGACAGCGATCACTGGGCAGGCTGGTATTCCCTGCGCGATGCCAAGGGTGACGCACAACCTCTATGGCGCCTGGCCGACGGCGAGTTGCACCGTAGCGGCGAACGCATCTGGTGGCTGCCTATCGCATGCTCGGAATTTTCTGACGCATCGCTGAGCTGGCCCGATCGGCAAAACCCACTAGAGTTACCCGGCAATGGCCAGTTGACGTTCACCGGCAAGGTGCCCGAAGGGCCGCTGGAGATTCGTTACCGCCAGGGCGGCGAAATCATCGAAGTACCCGGTCGCGGCCGACGTGATTTGAAGCGCCTGCTTAACGAAAGTGGCCTGCCGGGCTTCGTCCGTGGCAGATTGCCGCTGCTGTATCGAGGCCCGCAGTTGCTGGGTGCGCCCAGCCTTGCAGGACTGTGGCCGGCACCGAGTGATGACTGGCAATTACATTGGATGCCACAGATCTGCGATCAAGGTTTGAGCTGATAGCGCCTTTCCGGTAGACTACGCTCCCTTCTTGATACAACTTCTGTGGATTCGACTGAATCGCAGCAGTTGCCGATTACCAAGCAGTCTTTGCTGGGCGATTCCAAAAAATGTGTAGCGATCAACGTACCGGTGTTTCATTGCTGGTCTGTCACCACGCGGCGGTTTTTTTGAAAGGTGCACTGTGATTAATGCAGGTGATCGGGGGCTTCGGCCTTCCTTCGCTTTCCCCGGCGGCTCGGACCGCTTTAACGCAGACTTCTAGGGTTTTTCATGACGCGCTACATATTCGTCACGGGCGGTGTTGTTTCTTCATTGGGGAAAGGCATTGCCTCCGCTTCATTGGCGGCCATCCTGGAGGCGCGGGGACTTAAGGTCACCATGCTCAAGCTGGACCCGTACATCAACGTTGACCCGGGCACCATGAGCCCGTTCCAGCACGGTGAAGTGTTCGTCACCCACGACGGCGCCGAAACCGACCTGGACCTGGGCCACTACGAGCGGTTCATCCGCACGACCATGACCCAGAACAACAACTTCACCACCGGCCGTGTCTACGAGCACGTGCTGCGCAAGGAGCGCCGTGGTGACTACCTGGGTGCAACGATCCAGGTGATCCCGCACATCACCGACGAAATCAAGCGCCGCATCATCAAGGGTGCTGGCGATGCCGACGTGGCGATGGTCGAGATCGGCGGCACCGTCGGTGACATCGAATCCCAACCGTTCCTCGAAGCTATCCGCCAGTTGCGTTTCGAAGTCGGCGCCAAGCGCGCGATGCTGATGCACCTGACCCTGGTGCCGTACATCGCCACCGCCGGCGAGACCAAAACCAAGCCTACCCAGCACTCGGTCAAGGAACTGCGTTCCATCGGCCTGCAGCCGGACGTGCTGGTCTGCCGCTCCGATCACCCGATCGACATTTCCTCGCGCCGCAAGATCGCGCAGTTCACCAACGTTGAAGAACGTGCGGTGATCGCGCTGGAAGACGCCGACACCATCTACAAGATCCCGGGCATCCTGCATTCGCAAGGCCTGGATGACTTTGTGGTCGAGCGCTTCGGCCTGCAATGCAACGGCGCAGACCTGTCCGAGTGGGAAGCCGTGGTTGACGCCAAGCTCAACCCTGAGCACGAAGTCACCATCGCCATGGTCGGCAAGTACATGGAACTGCTGGACGCGTACAAGTCGCTGATCGAAGCGATGAGCCACGCCGGTATCAGCAACCGTACCAAGGTCAACCTGCGCTACATCGACTCCGAAGACATCGAGAACCAGGGCACCGCGCTGCTCGAAGGTGTCGACGCGATCCTCGTGCCGGGCGGTTTCGGCCTGCGTGGCGTGGAAGGCAAGATCACCGCGGTTCAGTACGCTCGTGAAAACAAGGTGCCTTACCTGGGTATCTGCCTGGGCATGCAAGTGGCCGTTATCGAGTTCGCCCGTAACGTGCTGGGCTGGAAAGATGCCAACTCCACCGAGTTCGACAGCAAGAGCGGCCACCCGGTCGTGGGCTTGATCACCGAGTGGGAAGATGCCACCGGTGCCGTCGAGACCCGTACCGAAGCCTCCGACCTGGGCGGCACCATGCGCCTTGGCGCGCAGGACTGCCTGCTGGAACCGGGCTCGCTGGTTCACGGTTGCTACGGCAAGGACGTGATCGTCGAGCGTCACCGTCACCGCTACGAAGTGAACAACAACCTGCTGCCGCAGATCAAAGAGGCCGGCCTGAAAATCTCCGGTCGCTCCGGTGACGGCGCGCTGGTTGAAGTGGTCGAGGCGCCGGATCATCCGTGGTTCGTGGCGTGCCAGTTCCACCCTGAGTTCACCTCGACGCCGCGCGACGGTCACCCGTTGTTCAGCGGTTTCGTCAAGGCAGCCCTGACGCAACACCAGAAGAAGGCGTAACCCTGATGGCCCAGAAGATCATTCGCGTAGGCGACATCGAGATTGCCAACGACAAGCCCATGGTGCTGTTCGGCGGCATGAACGTGCTGGAAAGCCGCGACATGGCGATGCAGGTCTGTGAAGAGTACGTGAAGGTCACCGAGAAACTCGGTATCCCCTACGTGTTCAAGGCCAGCTTCGACAAGGCCAACCGTTCGTCCGTGACCTCCTATCGCGGCCCGGGCCTTGAAGAAGGCATGCGGATCTTCCAGGACATCAAGCAAGCCTTCGGTGTGCCGATCATCACCGACGTCCACGAGCCTGAACAGGCTGCCGTGGTCGCCGAGGTGTGCGACATCATCCAGTTGCCGGCCTTCCTGTCGCGCCAGACCGACCTGGTTGTCGCGATGGCCAGGACCGGCGCTGTGATCAATATCAAGAAAGCCCAGTTCCTCGCGCCCCAGGAGATGAAACACATCCTGAACAAGTGCGTGGAAGCGGGTAACGACCAGTTGATCCTCTGCGAGCGCGGTTCGAGCTTCGGCTACAACAACCTCGTGGTGGACATGCTTGGTTTCGGCATCATGAAACAGTTCGAATACCCGGTGTTCTTCGACGTGACCCACGCGCTGCAAATGCCCGGTGGTCGCGCCGATTCCGCGGGCGGGCGCCGTGCCCAGGTGCTGGACCTGGCCAAGGCAGGCATCAGCCAGTCCGTGGCTGGCCTGTTCCTGGAAGCCCACCCGGACCCGGACAACGCCAAATGCGACGGCCCCTGCGCCCTGCGCCTGGACAAGCTGGAGCCGTTCCTGGCCCAGCTCAAGCAGTTGGACGAACTGGTCAAGAGTTTTCCGACGGTAGAGACCGCGTAAGCGTCGTTTCTCCGGTAGACTTTCCCACGCTTTACGCTCAGGCCTGCGGGCCTGGGCCTTGTCGCCTGCAAGCCTGCCCCGTTGTTCCACCCTTGCGGTCGGTCAAAAGATTCCCTTCAGCTGCGTCGTTTTCGTCAACTTTGGAGTGTTTACAACAATGGCAAAAATCGTCGACATCAAAGGTCGTGAAGTTCTCGACTCCCGTGGCAACCCCACCGTCGAAGCCGACGTGCTTCTCGATAACGGCATCATCGGCAGCGCCTGCGCGCCGTCCGGTGCTTCTACCGGTTCGCGCGAAGCGCTGGAACTGCGTGATGGCGACAAGAGCCGTTACCTGGGCAAAGGTGTACTGAAAGCCGTAGCCAACATCAACGGCCCGATCCGTGACCTGTTGCTGGGCAAGGACCCGCTGGACCAGAAAGCCCTGGACCACGCGATGATTAAGCTCGACGGCACCGACAACAAAGGCAGCCTGGGCGCCAACGCCATCCTCGCCGTGTCCCTGGCCGCTGCCAAGGCCGCCGCACAGGACCAGGACCTGCCGCTGTACGCGCACATTGCCAACCTGAACGGCACCCCGGGTGTCTACTCGATGCCGGTGCCGATGATGAACATCATCAACGGTGGCGAGCACGCCGATAACAACGTCGACATCCAGGAATTCATGGTGCAGCCGGTCGGCGCCAAGTCCTTCTCCGAAGGCCTGCGCATGGGCACCGAGATTTTCCATCACCTCAAGGCTGTGCTGAAGGCCCGTGGCCTGAGCACTGCGGTGGGTGACGAAGGTGGTTTTGCACCGAACCTGGCGTCCAACGAAGATGCACTGAAAGTGATCTCCGAAGCCGTGGCCAATGCTGGCTACAAGCTGGGCACCGACGTGACCCTGGCCCTGGACTGCGCGGCCAGCGAGTTCTACGAGGACGGTAAGTACAACCTGTCCGGCGAAGGCCAGGTGTTCAACTCCGAAGGTTTCGCCGAATACCTGAAGGGCCTGACCCAGCGCTACCCGATCATCTCGATCGAAGACGGCCTGGACGAGTCCGACTGGGACGGCTGGAAAATCCTCACCGACAAGATCGGCGAGAAAATCCAACTGGTGGGCGACGACCTGTTCGTGACCAACACCAAGATCCTGAAAGAAGGCATCGATAAAAAGATCGCCAACTCGATCCTGATCAAGTTCAACCAGATCGGCACCCTGACGGAAACTCTTGAAGCCATCCAGATGGCCAAGGCTGCGGGCTACACCGCCGTGATCTCGCACCGTTCCGGTGAAACCGAAGATTCGACCATTGCCGACCTGGCCGTGGGCACCTCGGCTGGCCAGATCAAGACCGGTTCCCTGTGCCGTTCCGACCGTGTTTCCAAGTACAACCAATTGCTGCGTATCGAAGAGCAACTGGCTGGCAAGGCCAAGTACAACGGTCGCGGCGAGTTTCGCGGTTGATCGCAAGTTGATGGTAAAGCATGGTAAAAAGTCGGCGGATTGCGTCGGAAAACTCACGACAGTGTGGATTTCGGCGCTAATCTGATGGCTATCAAGCACAAGCCTGGTTTTTCCAGGCTTCGTGCTATCAGTTGCTGCAAAAGTTTTGCATGGCGGTCTTTTTTCACTGGATACCCGATATTCGATGCGCAGTCCCAATTGGTTGTTCCTCGTCTTGCTCTTGTTGCTGGCTGGCCTGCAGTACCGCCTATGGGTGGGTAATGGCAGCTTTGCGCAGGTAAAAGACCTGACCCAGCAAATTGCCGACCAGCACGCCGAAAACGAACGCCTGCTGGAGCGCAACCGCGTCCTCGATGCCGAAGTGCTTGAGCTGAAAAAAGGTACGGAGACCGTTGAAGAGCGGGCTCGTCATGAATTGGGCATGGTCAAGGAGGGTGAAACCCTCTACCAGTTGGCCCAATGAGTAGCCGTTTGCCGGCCTTCTGGGCCGTGATTCCTGCCGCGGGCGTTGGTGCCCGTATGGCCGCGGACCGTCCCAAGCAATATCTGCAACTGGGCGGGCGCACTATTCTCGAACACAGCCTTGGCTGTTTTCTTGACCATCCGGACCTTAAAGGGTTGGTGGTCAGTCTTGCTGTAGATGATCCTTACTGGCCCAACCTGTCTTGCGCCAACGACCCTCGCATTGTGCGTGCGGACGGCGGCGACGAGCGTTCGGGGTCTGTACTCAATGCGCTGCTGCAACTCAATGCCCTGGGCGCCAGCGATGACGATTGGGTGCTGGTCCACGATGCGGCACGCCCGAACCTGAGCCGCGATGATCTCGACAAGTTATTAAATGAGCTGGCGAACGACCCTGTGGGTGGTCTGCTGGCCGTGCCGGCCCGCGACACCCTCAAGCGCGTCGACAAACATGGCCGCGTAGTCGAGACCGTCGATCGCAGCCTGATCTGGCAGGCTTATACACCGCAGATGTTCCGCCTGGGGGCTTTGCATCGTGCCTTGGCCGACAGCCTGGTGGCGGATGCGGTGATTACCGACGAGGCGTCGGCGATGG of Pseudomonas azotoformans contains these proteins:
- the ispD gene encoding 2-C-methyl-D-erythritol 4-phosphate cytidylyltransferase, which encodes MSSRLPAFWAVIPAAGVGARMAADRPKQYLQLGGRTILEHSLGCFLDHPDLKGLVVSLAVDDPYWPNLSCANDPRIVRADGGDERSGSVLNALLQLNALGASDDDWVLVHDAARPNLSRDDLDKLLNELANDPVGGLLAVPARDTLKRVDKHGRVVETVDRSLIWQAYTPQMFRLGALHRALADSLVADAVITDEASAMEWSGQAPRLIEGRSDNIKVTRPEDLEWLRLRWANRR
- the kdsA gene encoding 3-deoxy-8-phosphooctulonate synthase, which encodes MAQKIIRVGDIEIANDKPMVLFGGMNVLESRDMAMQVCEEYVKVTEKLGIPYVFKASFDKANRSSVTSYRGPGLEEGMRIFQDIKQAFGVPIITDVHEPEQAAVVAEVCDIIQLPAFLSRQTDLVVAMARTGAVINIKKAQFLAPQEMKHILNKCVEAGNDQLILCERGSSFGYNNLVVDMLGFGIMKQFEYPVFFDVTHALQMPGGRADSAGGRRAQVLDLAKAGISQSVAGLFLEAHPDPDNAKCDGPCALRLDKLEPFLAQLKQLDELVKSFPTVETA
- the ftsB gene encoding cell division protein FtsB, with protein sequence MRSPNWLFLVLLLLLAGLQYRLWVGNGSFAQVKDLTQQIADQHAENERLLERNRVLDAEVLELKKGTETVEERARHELGMVKEGETLYQLAQ
- the eno gene encoding phosphopyruvate hydratase, which produces MAKIVDIKGREVLDSRGNPTVEADVLLDNGIIGSACAPSGASTGSREALELRDGDKSRYLGKGVLKAVANINGPIRDLLLGKDPLDQKALDHAMIKLDGTDNKGSLGANAILAVSLAAAKAAAQDQDLPLYAHIANLNGTPGVYSMPVPMMNIINGGEHADNNVDIQEFMVQPVGAKSFSEGLRMGTEIFHHLKAVLKARGLSTAVGDEGGFAPNLASNEDALKVISEAVANAGYKLGTDVTLALDCAASEFYEDGKYNLSGEGQVFNSEGFAEYLKGLTQRYPIISIEDGLDESDWDGWKILTDKIGEKIQLVGDDLFVTNTKILKEGIDKKIANSILIKFNQIGTLTETLEAIQMAKAAGYTAVISHRSGETEDSTIADLAVGTSAGQIKTGSLCRSDRVSKYNQLLRIEEQLAGKAKYNGRGEFRG
- the tilS gene encoding tRNA lysidine(34) synthetase TilS, whose translation is MKPALPARLLQTLAPWRSAPAWHIAFSGGLDSTVLLHLLANLAQTETLPPLSAVHVHHGLQAAADAWPAHCQSICDSLGVRLRVMRVQVRPGASLERAARDARYQAFTEVAGAGQVVLTGQHRDDQAETLLFRLLRGAGVRGLAAMPVQRRLAGGDLVRPLLNVSRAELEAYAHTHQLQWIEDPSNADSRFSRNYLRHRVLPVLMERWPQAVSSLARTAEHLSEAQGLLDELAQMDLQAADQPSPFPWLPLPSLALAPLRELSDARQRNALRHWLTPLTRLPDSDHWAGWYSLRDAKGDAQPLWRLADGELHRSGERIWWLPIACSEFSDASLSWPDRQNPLELPGNGQLTFTGKVPEGPLEIRYRQGGEIIEVPGRGRRDLKRLLNESGLPGFVRGRLPLLYRGPQLLGAPSLAGLWPAPSDDWQLHWMPQICDQGLS
- a CDS encoding acetyl-CoA carboxylase carboxyltransferase subunit alpha; this translates as MNPNFLDFEQPIADLQAKIEELRLVGNDNSLNIGDEISRLQDKSKTLTEDIFGKLTSWQIARLARHPRRPYTLDYIQHIFTEFDELHGDRHFSDDAAIVGGIARLDDQPVMVIGHQKGREVREKVRRNFGMPRPEGYRKACRLMEMAERFKMPILTFIDTPGAYPGIDAEERNQSEAIAWNLRVMARLKTPIIATVIGEGGSGGALAIGVCDQLNMLQYSTYAVISPEGCASILWKTAEKAPDAAEAMGITADRLKGLGIVDKVIAEPLGGAHRDPAAAAATIRAELGSQLAMLKKLDNEALLARRYERLMSYGL
- the dnaE gene encoding DNA polymerase III subunit alpha produces the protein MPASFVHLRLHTEYSLVDGLVRIKPLVKTLVGMNMPAVAVTDQNNMCSLVKFYKNAMGAGIKPICGADLWLSNKDPDNPLSRISLLAMNGVGYRNLTELISRGFIDGQRNGSIIIEREWVAEASEGLIMLSAAKEGEIGIALLGGNPQEAEVLAKEWMQVFPDRFYLEVQRTNRPNDEEHLHAAVALADKLGAPLVATNDVRFIKKEDFEAHETRVCIGEGRALDDPRRSKNYSEEQYLKSADEMAELFSDLPEALENSVEIAKRCNIEVKLGKHFLPNFPIPDGMTIDEYFRKVSFDGLEERLSVLLPKDTTEDYEAKRQVYVDRLNFELDIIIQMGFPGYFLIVMDFIQWAKNNGVPVGPGRGSGAGSLVAYVQKITDLDPLEYDLLFERFLNPERVSMPDFDVDFCMDGRDRVIEYVAEKYGRNAVSQIITFGSMAAKAVIRDVARVQGKSYGLADRLSKMIPFEVGMTLEKAYEQEEILRDFIKVDEEAAEIWEMARKLEGVVRNVGKHAGGVVIAPTKLTDFSPIYCDEEGDGLVTQFDKDDVEAAGLVKFDFLGLRTLTIIDWALKTINRDRAKVGEEPLDIAFIPLDDKPTYTLLQKAETTAVFQLESRGMKELIKKLKPDCLEDLIALVALFRPGPLQSGMVDDFINRKHGRAELAYPHSDYQYEGLKPVLAPTYGIILYQEQVMQIAQVMAGYTLGGADMLRRAMGKKKPEEMAKQRGGFIEGCATNNIDADLAGNIFDLVEKFAGYGFNKSHSAAYGLVSYQTAWLKAHYPAPFMAAVLSADMHNTDKVVTLIEEVRTMKLRLDAPDVNASEFKFTVNDEGRIIYGLGAIKGVGEGPVEAITEARQDGPFKDLFDFCARVDLKRINKRTLDGLIRSGALDRLGPYFHDEPKAYQANIDRNRAVLLTAMEEAIKAAEQTARTHDSGHADLFGGLFVEEDADVYGNHRKAKELTLKERLKGEKDTLGLYLTGHPIDEYEGEIRRFARQRIIDLKPARDTQTVAGMIIALRVMKNKKGDKMGFITLDDRSGRIEASLFADAFHSAQSLLQTDAMVVVEGEVSNDDFSGGLRLRIKRVMSMEDARTNLAESLRLKVKTEALKGDQLRWLGDLLKRHRGACPVTMEYTGNDAKAMLQFGETWRIDPADGLIQALRDQFGRDNVFLQYR
- a CDS encoding CTP synthase; the encoded protein is MTRYIFVTGGVVSSLGKGIASASLAAILEARGLKVTMLKLDPYINVDPGTMSPFQHGEVFVTHDGAETDLDLGHYERFIRTTMTQNNNFTTGRVYEHVLRKERRGDYLGATIQVIPHITDEIKRRIIKGAGDADVAMVEIGGTVGDIESQPFLEAIRQLRFEVGAKRAMLMHLTLVPYIATAGETKTKPTQHSVKELRSIGLQPDVLVCRSDHPIDISSRRKIAQFTNVEERAVIALEDADTIYKIPGILHSQGLDDFVVERFGLQCNGADLSEWEAVVDAKLNPEHEVTIAMVGKYMELLDAYKSLIEAMSHAGISNRTKVNLRYIDSEDIENQGTALLEGVDAILVPGGFGLRGVEGKITAVQYARENKVPYLGICLGMQVAVIEFARNVLGWKDANSTEFDSKSGHPVVGLITEWEDATGAVETRTEASDLGGTMRLGAQDCLLEPGSLVHGCYGKDVIVERHRHRYEVNNNLLPQIKEAGLKISGRSGDGALVEVVEAPDHPWFVACQFHPEFTSTPRDGHPLFSGFVKAALTQHQKKA